Proteins encoded by one window of Candidatus Peregrinibacteria bacterium:
- the rplQ gene encoding 50S ribosomal protein L17, producing the protein MRHRVQSKTLRLKRAPRRALVRNLITSLILHESIQTTELRAKILQRSIEKLITLVKRKNQREAIRTLQKFLFHEEASRKMLSEILTRFQKKTSGYTRIIPVKVRPGDAASIVQIEFTF; encoded by the coding sequence ATGCGACATCGAGTACAATCAAAAACATTACGTCTGAAAAGAGCTCCTCGAAGGGCTTTGGTTCGGAATCTCATTACCTCTCTCATTCTCCACGAGAGCATACAAACGACTGAGCTGCGTGCAAAAATCTTGCAGCGGAGTATTGAAAAGCTTATTACTCTTGTGAAAAGAAAGAATCAACGTGAAGCTATTCGAACACTTCAAAAGTTTCTTTTTCACGAAGAGGCGTCTCGAAAAATGCTGTCCGAAATTCTCACTCGATTCCAAAAGAAGACTTCTGGATACACTCGCATTATTCCAGTAAAAGTTCGCCCAGGCGATGCTGCTTCGATCGTACAAATTGAATTTACCTTCTAA
- the rplM gene encoding 50S ribosomal protein L13: MKTILPKKSEIKRSWYLLNADGLVVGKIAAKVASILRGKHKPTFTPHIDTGDGVIIINAEKVVFTGKKLDQKKYFRYSRHLGNVKEKTAGKILEDNPVRILQNAIGGMVPRNHNMKIILKRLKIFKGPEHKHTAQSPIPLSL; the protein is encoded by the coding sequence ATGAAAACTATTCTTCCCAAAAAATCGGAAATCAAAAGATCGTGGTATCTTCTCAATGCGGATGGTCTTGTGGTAGGAAAAATTGCCGCGAAGGTGGCTTCTATTCTGCGAGGAAAACATAAGCCTACTTTTACCCCACATATCGACACTGGTGATGGAGTGATCATTATCAATGCCGAAAAAGTGGTGTTTACTGGAAAAAAACTAGACCAAAAAAAATATTTTAGATACAGCAGACATCTCGGAAATGTGAAAGAAAAAACTGCTGGAAAAATCCTCGAAGATAATCCCGTAAGAATTCTCCAAAATGCGATTGGAGGAATGGTCCCACGAAATCACAATATGAAGATCATACTGAAGAGGCTCAAAATTTTCAAAGGCCCTGAACATAAGCACACTGCACAATCGCCTATTCCCCTTTCTCTCTAA
- the rpsI gene encoding 30S ribosomal protein S9, whose product MPTKKEKLSPASEEKKVPPAKKDTRPFHYAVGKRKTAVAKVRMYSDGTGRISTNGKQAEEYFFGVLLEKIFEPLKVVGSLKSYDVVAEIQGGGIVAQADALAHGISKALALSEEARRTTLRRAGFLTRDARVKERKKFGLKKARRSPQWSKR is encoded by the coding sequence ATGCCTACGAAAAAAGAAAAATTGAGTCCAGCATCCGAAGAAAAAAAAGTTCCCCCTGCGAAGAAAGATACAAGACCCTTTCATTATGCTGTCGGAAAACGAAAAACAGCAGTAGCAAAAGTCCGAATGTATTCCGATGGAACGGGAAGAATTTCTACGAATGGGAAACAAGCGGAGGAATACTTTTTTGGAGTTCTTCTTGAGAAGATATTTGAGCCATTAAAAGTGGTTGGCTCGCTAAAGTCATATGACGTTGTTGCAGAAATTCAAGGAGGCGGAATTGTTGCCCAAGCAGATGCTCTTGCTCACGGAATTTCCAAAGCTCTTGCGCTTTCTGAGGAAGCGAGAAGAACGACACTCCGAAGAGCGGGATTTCTCACTCGAGATGCCCGAGTAAAAGAGCGAAAAAAATTCGGTCTCAAGAAGGCTCGACGTTCACCACAGTGGTCAAAACGATAA
- a CDS encoding LCP family protein: MNALDLASRAKKSAARRRSLQNSPCSSPFRRFFRVFWKIFGIFFFLVLGGGILLGGVESYSYFQNLKREIADVHKVQFAELGDIRILHESLVAECEGGNVLRSYLFIPEKNCDFFPTEEAGSEEPETLESAVLYYLTLLNSNQEKKGVEEKLQEFVNTWNQKEKNEPSPFLIENKKLAEVENLKIAMSHDEKILLQITFFPLENTFTIENGGTSDELKEDLFFDELARSLETAKQKFSTAEKIADTQQNLDSKPDQNSVTDPLKGVSPDENAPREDVKTLLKNPDILQYAESLGFRILGIPENATLPWKNTDVFDFVGVLQKGDEILRYFAQKKETGEIFAFLPDGALPVALLGLRESMMQAKIRESEPDISGLKKVVIGEQSGRENFLLLGQNGGNIDTIIVASINHSEKKIHLVSIPRDLYMGDYKINGYYARYGMQTFLSKMEEIIGQRISGYALIDFDVFIDAIDMVGGITVTLSRDVVDPTYKTFDDGEWGTLYFEKGTHDLSGVQALRLARSRATSSDFERAKRQHMILNALHDKASNLGIQNADGIIRMILALMKRVQTDISPGEAVSRFFALKDYTIIGGSVLSTQNALTSTVEEREDGAKQYILLPRENDWDLIKKFIWQEILK; this comes from the coding sequence ATGAATGCTCTTGACCTTGCTTCTCGCGCCAAAAAATCCGCTGCTCGGAGAAGATCATTGCAAAATAGTCCATGTTCTTCTCCATTCAGAAGGTTTTTCCGAGTATTTTGGAAAATTTTTGGTATTTTTTTCTTTCTTGTCCTTGGAGGAGGAATTCTTTTGGGAGGAGTGGAATCATACTCATATTTTCAGAATCTTAAACGTGAAATCGCAGATGTCCACAAAGTACAATTTGCTGAACTTGGAGATATTCGGATTCTCCACGAGTCGCTCGTGGCAGAATGTGAAGGAGGCAATGTTCTGAGGAGCTACCTTTTTATTCCTGAGAAAAATTGTGATTTTTTCCCAACGGAAGAAGCAGGCTCTGAAGAACCTGAAACTCTTGAATCAGCAGTGCTCTATTACTTGACACTTTTAAATTCCAATCAAGAAAAAAAAGGCGTAGAAGAAAAGCTTCAGGAATTTGTAAATACTTGGAATCAGAAAGAAAAAAATGAGCCTTCTCCATTTCTCATCGAAAATAAGAAATTGGCCGAGGTTGAAAATTTAAAAATTGCGATGAGTCATGATGAAAAAATACTGCTTCAAATTACATTCTTCCCTCTGGAAAATACATTTACCATTGAGAATGGAGGGACATCGGATGAACTTAAGGAAGACCTGTTCTTTGATGAACTTGCTCGCTCTCTTGAAACAGCAAAACAGAAATTTTCTACCGCAGAGAAAATCGCTGATACTCAGCAAAATTTGGATTCTAAACCCGATCAAAATTCTGTGACTGATCCGCTGAAAGGCGTATCTCCTGATGAGAATGCTCCACGAGAGGACGTCAAGACACTGCTCAAAAATCCAGATATTCTTCAGTATGCGGAATCTCTCGGATTTCGGATTCTCGGAATCCCTGAAAATGCAACTCTTCCTTGGAAAAATACTGATGTGTTTGATTTTGTGGGGGTACTCCAAAAAGGAGACGAAATCCTTCGATATTTTGCTCAAAAAAAAGAAACGGGCGAAATTTTTGCATTTCTGCCAGACGGTGCTCTCCCCGTCGCACTCCTTGGGCTGAGAGAAAGTATGATGCAAGCAAAAATAAGGGAATCTGAGCCCGATATTTCGGGATTAAAAAAAGTGGTCATTGGAGAACAGAGTGGGCGAGAAAATTTTCTTCTTCTCGGACAAAATGGAGGGAATATTGATACTATTATCGTGGCGAGTATTAATCATTCCGAAAAAAAAATCCATTTGGTGAGTATCCCTCGAGATCTCTATATGGGAGATTATAAAATTAACGGGTATTATGCGCGATATGGAATGCAGACATTTCTCTCAAAAATGGAAGAGATTATCGGACAGAGAATCTCAGGATATGCACTTATCGACTTCGATGTTTTCATTGATGCCATTGATATGGTCGGAGGCATAACCGTAACACTTTCAAGAGACGTCGTAGATCCGACGTATAAAACTTTTGATGATGGGGAATGGGGAACTTTGTATTTTGAAAAAGGAACGCATGACCTTTCTGGGGTACAGGCGCTCAGGCTCGCAAGGAGCAGGGCAACTTCGAGTGATTTCGAGAGAGCGAAAAGACAACATATGATTCTCAATGCTCTTCACGATAAAGCCTCAAATTTAGGAATTCAAAACGCGGACGGCATTATCCGAATGATTCTGGCGCTTATGAAACGCGTTCAAACTGATATTTCCCCGGGTGAGGCTGTTTCGAGGTTTTTTGCTCTCAAGGATTACACCATCATCGGAGGAAGCGTTCTCAGCACGCAAAATGCGCTTACTTCGACTGTGGAAGAGAGAGAAGATGGAGCCAAACAATATATCCTTCTCCCACGTGAAAATGACTGGGATCTCATAAAAAAATTCATTTGGCAAGAAATCCTGAAGTAA